A region of the Synergistaceae bacterium genome:
GAAATATAGACGTGATTTAGCGATTCTAGGCTCAAAATCAGGACGTGACGGCGATAAATTTGCGCTTACATCATTAACGCCTGAAGAGCACGAACACGCTATTATATTCAGCGAGGCAAATTTGACTTTCATATGCCGTAAACTTTACTGGGAGCAGTTCAACCCTGAACACTTGACTCAAGACGTTAAAAATTTCTACACAGAACACGATCACCCGACTCACTATGAATTTATCGGTGAAGTTATTGACGTTATAGACAAGAGGGGATAATTATGACTCTGCATTTAATATATTTCAGTCCGAGCGGTTCAACAGAAAAAATAGTGAAGGAAATCGCGAAAAGTTTTGACGGTTTAGAAGTTGAGTCTCATAATTTGCTGACATCAGAGAGCCGCAGGAAAAAATATAAATTTACCCGTGATGATATTGTAATAATGGGCAGTATGACAGCCGGAAAATTATTCACACTTTCTGAAGAATTATTTGCTTGTCTTGAAGCTGACAATACCCCTTTTATAGGCGTAATTTCATATGGCAACGGCTATTATGGAATTGCTTTAAATGAAATGTTAGAACGGGCGGAAAAATGCGGCTTCAAAGTTGCAGCAATGGGAGCATTTATAGCGCGCCACTCAATGAAGGACTCAATCGCAGAAGGACGGCCCGACTCACACGATAAAGAAATAATGCGCGAATTCGGCCGAAAATCTTACGAGAAAATTTTATCAGGCGATTTAATTTTGCATGAGCTGCCAAAAACTAACTGGACATCATGGGAATTAGGCAAACAAGTAATTGCATATAGAGAGACTCACAGGGATGAGCCCTACGCACTCCCTAAAGAATGCAAAGCTAAAAAAATTTCTGACTCGTGTATTAAGTGCGGGACTTGTGTGAGAAATTGCCCGGTTGACGCTATAAATATAGAGTCAAAAACTTTTGATCTTGATAAATGCATAGGCTGCTGGGGCTGTATAAATCGCTGTCCTAAGCACGCAATAATCTCAACAAGTGAACAAGTTACTGATATAATGAAATCATTCGGCCAAGCAGCGACAAAGAGACTCGAGCCGGAAATATTTTATTAATTATGGAGGTATATATTTATGTCAGACAAGAAAAAAATTTTAGAGGGCTTGCAGGTAATCGTAACGGATTTAGCACAGCAGGCAGACGGCCACGAACTACAGGCGAGAATTTTCGCGGCTCAGGGATTCAGCAAACTAGCTGACAAGTACGCAGAACACGCAAAAGAAGAACGCGATTATGTTATCAAGTGCGCTGACAGGATTCTTGATTTAGGCGGAGAGTTAAAACTTGAGGCCAAGAAAGAAGCTCCAATTTGCAAAGATCCTATTGATTTTGTGAAGTATGATTTACAGGTTTCAAAAGATGGTCTTGCGTGGCTTGCTGGTTTAGTCGAGGAATCAAGAGGCGATTACACGACATATGACATCTTGAAAGAATATTATCAAGACGAAGAAGAAGACATGTACTGGGGCGAGCAGCAGCTTGAATTAATCGAGAAAGTCGGCAAAGCTTACTGGTATCAATCACAGCTGTAAATTAATTAATCAATCGCAAAAAAAGTACCGGGAAGCCGTAAAAAGCCTCCCGGTAATTTATTATTTATCCAGTAAATATTAATTTTTTACTTATTCCGTGAAAACTGTCTGTTCTGTTATGTCCGTCTGAAGAGCCTTTAATGCGCGCTCAACTAATTTACGGCGGATAACTTTTTCTTCTTCAGGAGTCTTTGTAGGATCTCCGAGCGGGTGAGGAATTGCTACCGTTGGGACGATTCTATTTGCTCCTACAGTCTGCGAAATAGGCACGATTGTGCACATATGGACGACGGGTAATTTGCGCTCGATTTCCTTGACCATCGTTGCACCGCAACGAGTACAAGTTCCTCAGGTCGATGTAAGAATTACGGCTGTAACTCCATCACGTACAAGGCGGTTAACTATTTCCGCGCCGAATTTCTTAGCATTAGCAACGCTCGTACCATTTCCGACAGTAGCATAGAATTTATTATGTAACTTGCCGATAACTCCCTCGCGCTCTAAATCTCTCATAACGTCAACGGGCAAAACTCTATCAGCGTCCTGATCTGCATAAGTAGCATCATAGCCTCCGTGTGCTGTGCAGTGAGTCTCGCTTGTGAGATCATTAACGCCCGTTAAATCATATTCGCCGAACTTGCTGGCACTAGACGCTTCAATATGATCGGGATTACCTTTTGGACAAATTCCGCCGGAAGTAACAAGTGCTATAGTTGCATGTGCTAAATCTTTGACGGCTGGCTGAGGGTCGACTCTGTCAAACACGGGCATCTTGTATTCAGTCTCGAAAGGTTCACCCTTCAATTTCGCAACAAACATGTCTACACAGCGTTCTGCAGCTAATTTCTCATAGAACATATTTTTGCGGATTCCCCGCTCGATATAGCCTTCTGATTCGGGCTTGCCGATTGACTCACCTTTTAAGAGTTTAAGCGCAAGTTTTGCCATTGCCGGAGCAGCTTTTCTCATTCCGATTGCATTGTCAGGAGTCTCGACGATATAAGCAAATTTCTTATACATTTCGACGCCGGGATTTTCAGGATACATGCCGCTGATTACGGGGATATTAAATTCTTTCGCAACTGCCGCACACATAGCCCCGCAGGCTGTTCCATAACGTCCAGCGTTAAATGCAGGCCCCGCGATAAATGCATCAGGCTGATATTTACGGATCATGTCAAGAATCGTCTTTGTTGCCTCGTCCATATTTGACGCAAAATAAGAATCTCCGCAAATTACTGTCGCAACGATTTCGGCCTCACCTTTGAATGCAGCTTTTAACGCCATACCGGGCCCTACGATTCCGTCTCTTATTTCGGGTTTGTAGTCTGCTTTCTCTTCTCCGCCTATATTCGCATAAAATTGATTTATATAGTGTACTATTTTGAATGCCATTTCTCTCACCTCCTAAAAATTTTAAAGCGTGTAAGCTCCGAGCTTCGTATAACCTAATTCACTTGTTGCGCCTGTTATTGCCTGAAGTTCTACGGTGATTGTGCCGTCTTCAGCAAGTGAGCCGTTCCAGCCGCCCGCAATTACGTTAGCTTCTTCTGCATAGCCTATAACTTTTTTCATGGGAGGCAGGACAATAACTTCATTTGCATTCCCGGCAGTAACGCAGGCATTACCTTCAGGACATGAGTCAGCAAGTGATTGGCTAGCTCCGTCTTGGCCGGCGTACTCGTCAGTTAATAAAGCTGTCTTAATGCCGAGTCTTTCAGCTTTCCAGCAATTCATTATTAAATCCGCGTCAGGATTCCCGAATCCCTCTTCAGTAATAACGAGTCCGTCAAGTCCGAGCATACTTGCTAATTTCGTGGCATATGTCGAGCTTCTGCGCTTATCAGCAAGAGTAACATTTTCATTCGTAACGATTACAGCAGCAAAATTAAAATCTTTCCCATGACGCTTTAACATGTCTGCTATAACCGGATTATTTTGATGTGAGTAAGTGCTATTCTTGTCGCAGGCACTAACGCAATTTCCTGAGACTATAGCACCGTCCATTACTTCGAGAGGCGATATAATAGTCGGCAAAATTTTCTTGACATCAACGCCGTATAAATAAGTATCATGCAGTAATCCTTGAGTCTGCAGCATGTATAAATAGCCGACTTTTGGCAGTTCGGGATAAGCATTCATTGCTTCACGAATATTAGCGAACTCGTATGACTCTATTTTGTCGGCTTTGACATCTTTGCATGATTCAGCGAGATATTTTGCAGCTTTGAGTCCGGCTGTCCTGCATGCTTTCTCGTAGTCGTGTTTGTCCATATTAGGATCAGCAGGTTCAAGAACTAATGCGACATTACAAGTCTGTGAATAAGGCGTATACTCTGCGCCCGGCCCTGACATGTCAATAATTCCCTCTTGGAATCTCACGAGCTTCCCAGCCGTCAGCACTGCACAGCCGGATAAAACAAGCGTCTTGCCTTCTCCAACTGTTTCGACATCACTAATCATTCCAGGGAATACTTGTCCCTTGCCCTCTAGCTTAAATCGCGGTTCGATTACGTCTTTTACGGGCATAACTCGAACACTTTCACCGGGCATAGCTAAATCTACGTCGAGATTTTTTCCGAGTAGTTCATCTTCTGAAATCAGCGCGAGTAATTCGGACTTGTTGACAGTTAAGACTCCATCAGCAAATCCCGTTTTGTCTCCAAATTTGAGACTCTTTACGTTGAGTCTGTGTAATTCGAGTTTCAACTATAAACCCTCCTTCTAAGTATTAAATAATTTGCTAAATTAATAGCATGGGAGCAGGCTTTAAACTTGACTCACGGGGAATCAATTTATACTGCTCTAAACTTTCTCTCATAAGCTCATAGTCGATAAATGCATAATCAACGCGCTTTAATTCGTCGAGTTCGTGAATATTAATTAACTTGCATGACTCATAAACGTGAACGGCGTTCTCAATGAGCGAGAGAGACTCCAAATCT
Encoded here:
- a CDS encoding flavin reductase; this translates as MDFRSKQYEVFNIFDKEWGLAAAGTREDFDGCTIGWGSMGEIWGLPNQSRPILTIYVNPLRYTAEYLLKHENFSVSFFDMKYRRDLAILGSKSGRDGDKFALTSLTPEEHEHAIIFSEANLTFICRKLYWEQFNPEHLTQDVKNFYTEHDHPTHYEFIGEVIDVIDKRG
- a CDS encoding 4Fe-4S binding protein; protein product: MTLHLIYFSPSGSTEKIVKEIAKSFDGLEVESHNLLTSESRRKKYKFTRDDIVIMGSMTAGKLFTLSEELFACLEADNTPFIGVISYGNGYYGIALNEMLERAEKCGFKVAAMGAFIARHSMKDSIAEGRPDSHDKEIMREFGRKSYEKILSGDLILHELPKTNWTSWELGKQVIAYRETHRDEPYALPKECKAKKISDSCIKCGTCVRNCPVDAINIESKTFDLDKCIGCWGCINRCPKHAIISTSEQVTDIMKSFGQAATKRLEPEIFY
- the grdB gene encoding glycine reductase complex selenoprotein B, coding for MAFKIVHYINQFYANIGGEEKADYKPEIRDGIVGPGMALKAAFKGEAEIVATVICGDSYFASNMDEATKTILDMIRKYQPDAFIAGPAFNAGRYGTACGAMCAAVAKEFNIPVISGMYPENPGVEMYKKFAYIVETPDNAIGMRKAAPAMAKLALKLLKGESIGKPESEGYIERGIRKNMFYEKLAAERCVDMFVAKLKGEPFETEYKMPVFDRVDPQPAVKDLAHATIALVTSGGICPKGNPDHIEASSASKFGEYDLTGVNDLTSETHCTAHGGYDATYADQDADRVLPVDVMRDLEREGVIGKLHNKFYATVGNGTSVANAKKFGAEIVNRLVRDGVTAVILTSTUGTCTRCGATMVKEIERKLPVVHMCTIVPISQTVGANRIVPTVAIPHPLGDPTKTPEEEKVIRRKLVERALKALQTDITEQTVFTE
- a CDS encoding glycine/sarcosine/betaine reductase component B subunit, whose product is MKLELHRLNVKSLKFGDKTGFADGVLTVNKSELLALISEDELLGKNLDVDLAMPGESVRVMPVKDVIEPRFKLEGKGQVFPGMISDVETVGEGKTLVLSGCAVLTAGKLVRFQEGIIDMSGPGAEYTPYSQTCNVALVLEPADPNMDKHDYEKACRTAGLKAAKYLAESCKDVKADKIESYEFANIREAMNAYPELPKVGYLYMLQTQGLLHDTYLYGVDVKKILPTIISPLEVMDGAIVSGNCVSACDKNSTYSHQNNPVIADMLKRHGKDFNFAAVIVTNENVTLADKRRSSTYATKLASMLGLDGLVITEEGFGNPDADLIMNCWKAERLGIKTALLTDEYAGQDGASQSLADSCPEGNACVTAGNANEVIVLPPMKKVIGYAEEANVIAGGWNGSLAEDGTITVELQAITGATSELGYTKLGAYTL